One window of Fusobacterium polymorphum genomic DNA carries:
- a CDS encoding ABC transporter ATP-binding protein, with protein MKKILSYKNVSFKRDGREILKNINWEIKEGENWALIGLNGSGKSTLLSMIPAYTFATKGEVSVFDKKFGTCIWAEIKEKVGFVSSTLNNFSDRLNNQSLMDIVLSGKYNSIGIYQEITQKDREKANNIIKDFKLSHLKLNKFGTLSQGEQRKTLLARAFMNSPSLLILDEPCSGLDIRAREIFLKSLEENSKNINAIPFIYVTHQIEEIIPSISHVAILDNGEIVAQGNKYEVLTDGNLSKLYEIDVKIEWSDNRPWLIVK; from the coding sequence ATGAAAAAAATTTTATCTTATAAAAATGTTTCTTTTAAAAGAGATGGTAGAGAAATTTTAAAAAATATAAATTGGGAAATAAAAGAAGGAGAAAACTGGGCTTTAATTGGATTAAATGGCTCAGGAAAATCAACACTTTTATCTATGATACCTGCATATACTTTTGCAACAAAAGGAGAAGTTTCTGTTTTTGATAAAAAATTTGGGACTTGTATTTGGGCAGAGATTAAAGAAAAAGTTGGTTTTGTCAGTTCTACTTTAAATAATTTTTCAGATAGATTAAACAATCAATCTTTAATGGATATTGTTCTATCTGGAAAATATAATTCTATAGGTATCTATCAAGAAATAACTCAAAAAGATAGAGAAAAAGCAAATAATATTATAAAAGATTTTAAACTATCTCATTTAAAACTAAATAAATTTGGTACTCTATCACAAGGTGAACAAAGAAAAACTTTACTTGCAAGAGCCTTTATGAATAGTCCATCTCTTTTGATTTTAGATGAGCCTTGTTCTGGCTTAGATATAAGGGCAAGAGAAATATTTTTAAAAAGTTTAGAAGAAAATTCTAAAAATATAAATGCTATACCATTTATCTATGTAACACATCAAATAGAAGAAATTATACCTTCTATAAGTCATGTGGCTATACTTGATAATGGAGAAATTGTAGCACAAGGAAATAAATATGAAGTTTTAACTGATGGAAATTTATCAAAACTTTATGAAATAGATGTAAAAATTGAATGGTCTGATAATAGACCTTGGTTAATTGTGAAGTAA
- a CDS encoding DUF4132 domain-containing protein — protein sequence MLNFYRKSLEKDVEKFVEKIKKDSKKLDKESQKFIENIFLEEKDELHYSYGVYLKSALKQELSSKKDVKFNDIFPKNIYPAIELLIGKKFLKVFLDISKNTIKYPFSRGYDRRMVRSSSYYNYINFLFELFEDLVDLNFLNLDIVTVVKGEYDNDGIYGLYNPYLIAYEIDNGNKELIDLIKAALGSQKSKIDLNYSIMQAIFISNNKELLELTGKLLLAAKLQEGVRQEICENMDRGLQENFEYMFKIIYDNNLIRFSSVKRALATWTGLASESDDISKFGKKELEIINKLIANPKYEDELLKSDDNVEVYLGLWNKSTRDIKYSIEAMEKLLKLSKYHTKLLISYYLHTIEDKQYQREIAKKVIKEYGKDNKNIVEILACYLDFAIGYIYPSHFKDDIKSGKLNPKTYFKDKKEALEFFDILENAFSLMKEKSKVFDPCIFPWNIESMDTEKISTTLLFIAILYPDDILKNKVMGYIKEIDTWNRGRFLEVLFERPSNKEQKDFIITMLSDRTSAGITAYEIAKDNNLVKEYPREIEDLLRLKNADTRKNLIDLLMSQDKKELLISIDNLVSAKNENKRLAGLDILNLANSKQKPLYDKKEVKNLVTKISSPTDAEKILIENLSDKKKKESENTLSKLYNTEYKLDLPYEIKEVEKLSKTIKKNKKSEYIIENSLNIKKIFTKSTDELFKIVKKLSELYVKNEDYEYMSFYTKEYTLLRDGFSITKDVNNVPYNERQKLSNYPLEDVWRDFYKNEIKDFSTLWQLYTLDYNSSINENNIKEYQDFYKKILGIDITELRTKLKKANLKYVFSENYYNDTGYVLEIIDMLYEEYSKENKDYLFEIGKVFTSYVLENFEAKDIVKQQERYNKEIYYNVNIYNRYSGLEYLFVKAIDYLEFYNDEKAFTESFVLRYNLDKKIEKYINENLKDCEIGGTTKAFGLRNYAIASILKIAEKDLIYKYVLELDNEVAKEINVHGFSELDGFMNNYRNILAKKEDKRIATLNQFMLNDALKVIYDEGRKIVDYVVQNELKRGDSPTIYSKSLHKIYRIEGIDYLVQILQALGKETLDRTSYYWGGDDSKKAVLSHLLKVCYPTEKDNSKELAKKLKGTDITEQRLVEVAMYASQWLEIIESYLGWKGLVSGCYYFQAHMSDVDKNKEGLIAKYTPISIDDLRDGAFDIDWFKSAYKELGEKKFEMLYDSAKYISDGAKHSRARMFADAVNGKLNLKETEKKIEDKRNKDLVASYSLIPLLKDKQKDALHRYQFLQKFLKDSKKFGAQRRASEAKAVNISLENLSRNMGYSDVTRLIWNMETALINEMKEYFEPKKLDDIDVYIKIDDLGQSEIIYEKAGKELKSLPTKLKKDKYIETIKEVHKNLKEQYRRSRKMLEEAMEDGTEFYGYEIENLMTNPVIAPILKSLVFKMGNHLGYYVDNKLKSAKKKFVAVKDDSLLKIAHCFDLFESGEWATYQKDIFDRELRQPFKQVFRELYVKTVDEKGRDKSLRYAGHQVQPAKTVALLKTRRWIIDGEEGLEKVYYKENIIAKIFALADWFSPADIEAPTLEEVQFFDRKTFKPILIDEVPDLIFTEVMRDIDLVVSVAHVGDVDPEASHSTIEMRKAIIEFNCKLFKLKNVTFTENHALIKGERAEYSIHLGSRLIHQKAGSAINVLPVHSQHRGRVFLPFIDDDPKTAEIMAKVLLFAQDDKIKDVFILEQIK from the coding sequence ATGTTAAATTTTTATAGAAAATCTTTAGAAAAAGATGTTGAAAAATTTGTTGAAAAAATTAAGAAAGATAGTAAAAAATTAGATAAAGAAAGTCAGAAATTTATTGAGAATATTTTTCTTGAAGAAAAAGATGAACTTCACTATAGTTATGGTGTTTATTTAAAAAGTGCTTTAAAACAAGAATTATCTTCAAAGAAAGATGTTAAATTCAATGATATTTTCCCTAAAAATATCTATCCTGCAATAGAATTACTTATAGGAAAAAAATTTCTTAAAGTATTTTTGGATATTTCAAAGAATACAATAAAATATCCTTTTTCTAGAGGATATGATCGTAGAATGGTAAGAAGTTCTAGTTACTATAACTATATAAATTTTTTATTTGAATTATTTGAAGATTTAGTAGACTTAAATTTTCTAAATCTTGATATAGTTACTGTTGTAAAAGGAGAATATGACAATGATGGAATATATGGCTTATATAATCCTTATCTAATTGCCTATGAGATAGATAATGGAAATAAAGAATTAATAGATTTAATTAAAGCTGCATTGGGTTCTCAAAAATCAAAAATAGATTTGAATTACTCTATTATGCAAGCTATATTTATTTCAAATAATAAAGAATTGCTTGAGCTAACAGGTAAGTTACTATTAGCTGCTAAACTTCAAGAAGGAGTTAGACAAGAAATCTGTGAAAATATGGATAGAGGTTTACAAGAAAATTTTGAATATATGTTTAAAATTATCTATGATAATAATTTAATAAGATTTTCTTCTGTTAAAAGAGCCTTAGCAACTTGGACAGGTTTAGCTAGTGAAAGTGATGATATAAGTAAATTTGGTAAAAAAGAATTAGAAATCATAAATAAATTAATAGCTAATCCAAAATATGAAGATGAACTTTTAAAAAGTGATGATAATGTTGAAGTGTATTTAGGACTTTGGAATAAGTCTACAAGGGATATAAAATACTCTATTGAAGCTATGGAAAAACTTTTAAAATTATCTAAATATCATACAAAATTATTAATTTCTTATTATTTACATACAATAGAAGATAAACAATATCAAAGAGAAATAGCTAAAAAAGTAATAAAAGAATATGGCAAAGATAATAAGAATATTGTTGAAATTTTAGCCTGCTATCTTGATTTTGCAATAGGTTATATTTATCCTTCTCATTTTAAAGACGATATAAAAAGTGGAAAACTAAATCCTAAAACATATTTTAAAGATAAAAAAGAAGCTTTAGAATTTTTTGATATTTTAGAAAATGCTTTCTCACTTATGAAGGAAAAATCAAAGGTTTTTGACCCTTGTATATTCCCTTGGAATATTGAAAGTATGGATACTGAAAAAATATCAACAACTTTATTATTTATAGCTATTTTATATCCTGATGATATATTAAAAAATAAGGTAATGGGATATATTAAGGAAATAGACACTTGGAATAGAGGACGTTTCTTAGAGGTTTTATTTGAAAGACCAAGTAATAAAGAACAAAAAGACTTTATAATAACTATGCTTTCAGATAGAACAAGTGCAGGAATTACAGCCTATGAAATAGCTAAGGATAATAATTTGGTTAAAGAATACCCAAGAGAGATTGAAGATTTATTAAGATTAAAAAATGCAGATACAAGAAAGAATTTAATAGATTTATTGATGAGCCAAGATAAAAAGGAACTATTAATATCTATTGATAATCTAGTTTCTGCTAAGAATGAAAATAAAAGATTAGCAGGTTTAGATATATTAAATTTAGCTAATTCTAAGCAAAAACCTTTATATGATAAAAAAGAAGTGAAAAACTTAGTTACAAAAATATCTAGTCCTACTGATGCTGAGAAGATATTGATAGAAAATCTTTCTGATAAAAAGAAAAAAGAAAGTGAAAATACTTTAAGTAAATTATACAACACTGAATATAAGTTAGATTTACCTTATGAAATTAAGGAAGTAGAAAAACTTTCTAAGACTATTAAGAAAAATAAAAAATCTGAATATATAATTGAAAATTCTTTAAATATTAAAAAGATTTTTACTAAGAGTACAGATGAATTATTTAAGATAGTTAAAAAATTAAGTGAGCTATATGTAAAAAATGAAGATTATGAGTATATGAGTTTTTACACAAAAGAATATACTTTACTTAGAGATGGATTTAGTATTACAAAAGATGTTAACAATGTTCCATATAATGAAAGACAAAAGTTATCTAACTATCCCTTAGAAGATGTTTGGAGAGATTTCTATAAAAATGAAATTAAAGATTTTTCAACTCTTTGGCAACTTTATACATTGGATTATAATAGTAGTATTAATGAAAATAATATAAAAGAATATCAAGATTTCTATAAAAAAATCTTAGGTATAGATATTACAGAATTAAGAACTAAACTTAAAAAAGCTAATTTAAAGTATGTTTTCTCCGAAAATTACTACAATGACACAGGTTATGTATTAGAAATTATAGACATGCTTTATGAAGAATATTCTAAAGAAAACAAAGATTATCTTTTTGAAATAGGAAAGGTATTTACTAGCTATGTCTTAGAAAATTTTGAAGCCAAAGATATAGTTAAACAACAAGAAAGATACAATAAAGAAATTTATTATAATGTAAATATTTATAATCGTTATTCTGGACTTGAATATCTCTTTGTTAAGGCAATAGATTACCTAGAATTTTATAATGATGAAAAAGCTTTTACTGAAAGTTTTGTTCTTAGATATAATTTAGATAAAAAAATTGAGAAATATATTAATGAAAATTTAAAAGATTGTGAAATTGGAGGAACAACAAAAGCCTTTGGACTTAGAAATTATGCAATAGCTTCAATTTTGAAAATAGCAGAGAAAGATTTAATCTATAAATATGTTTTAGAGTTAGATAATGAAGTTGCAAAAGAAATAAATGTACATGGTTTTTCTGAATTAGATGGATTTATGAATAATTATAGAAATATTCTAGCTAAAAAAGAAGATAAAAGAATAGCAACTCTTAATCAATTTATGCTTAATGATGCTTTAAAAGTTATCTATGATGAAGGTAGAAAAATAGTTGATTATGTAGTTCAAAATGAGTTGAAAAGAGGAGATAGTCCAACTATATATTCTAAGTCACTTCATAAAATATACAGAATTGAAGGTATAGATTATCTTGTTCAAATACTTCAAGCCCTAGGAAAAGAAACTTTGGATAGAACTTCTTACTATTGGGGAGGAGATGACAGTAAAAAAGCAGTACTTAGCCATTTATTAAAAGTTTGTTACCCAACAGAAAAAGATAACAGTAAGGAACTTGCTAAAAAATTAAAAGGTACTGATATTACAGAACAAAGATTAGTTGAAGTGGCAATGTATGCTTCTCAATGGTTGGAAATTATTGAAAGCTATTTAGGTTGGAAAGGACTTGTCAGTGGTTGTTACTATTTCCAAGCACATATGAGTGATGTGGATAAAAATAAAGAGGGCTTAATTGCAAAATACACTCCTATTTCTATTGATGATTTAAGAGATGGAGCTTTTGATATAGACTGGTTTAAATCTGCATACAAGGAACTTGGAGAGAAGAAGTTTGAAATGCTATATGACAGTGCAAAATATATTTCTGACGGAGCTAAACATTCAAGAGCCAGAATGTTTGCTGATGCTGTTAATGGTAAGTTAAATTTAAAAGAAACTGAAAAGAAGATTGAAGATAAGAGAAATAAAGACTTAGTTGCTAGCTATTCTCTAATCCCTCTTTTAAAAGATAAACAAAAAGATGCACTTCATCGTTACCAATTTTTACAAAAGTTTTTAAAAGATAGTAAGAAATTTGGTGCACAAAGAAGAGCAAGTGAGGCTAAGGCAGTTAATATCTCATTGGAAAACTTATCTCGTAATATGGGATATTCTGATGTTACTCGTTTAATTTGGAATATGGAAACAGCTTTAATCAATGAAATGAAAGAATATTTTGAACCTAAAAAACTTGATGATATAGATGTATACATTAAAATTGATGATTTAGGACAATCTGAAATTATCTATGAAAAAGCTGGAAAAGAATTGAAATCTCTACCAACTAAATTAAAGAAAGACAAGTATATTGAAACTATAAAGGAAGTTCATAAGAATTTGAAAGAACAATATCGTCGTTCAAGAAAAATGCTTGAAGAAGCTATGGAAGATGGAACAGAATTCTATGGCTATGAAATAGAAAATCTTATGACTAACCCTGTTATTGCACCTATTTTAAAATCTCTTGTTTTCAAAATGGGAAATCACTTAGGTTACTATGTAGATAATAAATTAAAATCTGCTAAGAAAAAATTTGTTGCAGTTAAAGATGATAGTTTATTAAAAATTGCACATTGTTTTGACTTATTTGAAAGTGGAGAATGGGCTACTTATCAAAAAGATATATTTGATAGAGAATTAAGACAACCTTTCAAACAAGTTTTCAGAGAACTATATGTTAAAACTGTTGATGAAAAAGGTAGAGATAAATCACTTCGTTATGCAGGGCATCAAGTTCAACCTGCTAAGACAGTTGCACTTTTAAAAACTAGAAGATGGATAATAGATGGGGAAGAGGGATTAGAAAAAGTTTATTATAAGGAAAATATAATTGCTAAAATCTTTGCACTTGCAGATTGGTTCTCTCCTGCTGATATAGAAGCACCTACTTTGGAAGAAGTACAATTCTTTGATAGAAAGACATTTAAACCTATTTTAATAGATGAAGTGCCAGATTTAATATTTACAGAAGTTATGAGAGATATTGATTTGGTTGTAAGTGTTGCACATGTTGGAGATGTTGACCCTGAAGCGAGCCATTCTACTATTGAAATGAGAAAAGCTATTATCGAATTTAACTGTAAATTATTCAAGTTGAAAAATGTTACTTTTACTGAAAATCATGCCTTGATTAAAGGTGAAAGAGCTGAATATTCTATTCACCTAGGAAGTAGACTTATCCATCAAAAAGCAGGAAGTGCTATAAATGTATTGCCAGTTCATTCTCAACATAGAGGTAGAGTATTCTTACCATTTATAGATGATGACCCTAAGACAGCTGAAATTATGGCTAAGGTATTATTATTTGCACAAGATGATAAGATTAAAGATGTATTTATATTAGAACAAATAAAATAG
- the leuC gene encoding 3-isopropylmalate dehydratase large subunit, with product MKTLFDKVWEKHVITGNEGEAQLLYIDLHLIHEVTSPQAFSGLRIAERKVRRPDLTFGTMDHNTPTIMEDRYNIVDETSKAQLDALKKNCEEFGIELADMFNERNGIVHMVGPELGLTLPGKTVVCGDSHTATHGAFGAIAFGIGTSEVEHVLATQTLWQKKPKTMGIEISGKLQKGVYAKDIILYLIKTYGIALGNGYAFEFFGDTIKNLSMEERMTICNMAIEAGGKSGIIAPDEITFEYIKNREFSPKGKDLEKKINEWKELYTDDISAFDKYIKLDVSNLVPQVTWGTNPEMSINITDNFPEIKDLNYEKAYKYMDLTPGDSPKNIHLKHVFIGSCTNGRLSDLEVVAKIVKGKKVHPNIKAVIVPGSQIVKKQAEEKGFAKIFLDAGFEWREAGCSTCLGMNPDLIPSGEHCASTSNRNFEGRQGKGARTHLVSPAMAAAAAIYGHFIDIRELKEVQE from the coding sequence ATGAAAACTTTATTTGACAAAGTATGGGAAAAGCATGTTATTACAGGAAATGAAGGTGAAGCACAACTTCTATATATAGATTTACATTTAATCCATGAGGTTACTTCTCCACAAGCTTTTTCTGGACTGAGAATTGCAGAGCGTAAAGTTAGAAGACCTGACTTAACTTTTGGAACTATGGACCATAATACTCCTACTATTATGGAAGATAGATATAACATTGTTGATGAAACTTCAAAAGCACAACTTGATGCTTTAAAAAAGAATTGTGAAGAATTTGGAATTGAGCTTGCTGATATGTTCAATGAAAGAAATGGAATAGTGCATATGGTAGGGCCAGAGCTAGGACTTACTCTTCCAGGAAAAACTGTTGTATGTGGAGATAGCCATACTGCAACTCATGGAGCTTTTGGAGCAATAGCTTTTGGAATAGGTACAAGTGAAGTTGAGCATGTTTTAGCAACCCAAACATTATGGCAAAAGAAACCTAAAACTATGGGGATAGAAATAAGTGGGAAATTACAAAAAGGTGTCTATGCAAAAGATATTATCTTATATTTAATTAAAACTTATGGAATTGCTTTAGGAAATGGTTATGCTTTTGAATTTTTTGGAGATACTATAAAGAATTTATCTATGGAAGAAAGAATGACCATTTGTAATATGGCTATTGAAGCTGGGGGTAAATCTGGAATTATTGCTCCTGATGAAATCACTTTTGAATATATTAAAAATAGAGAATTTTCTCCAAAGGGTAAAGACTTAGAAAAGAAAATAAATGAATGGAAAGAGTTATACACTGATGATATATCTGCTTTTGATAAATATATTAAATTAGATGTTTCTAATCTTGTTCCACAAGTTACTTGGGGAACAAATCCTGAAATGAGCATAAATATAACTGATAACTTCCCAGAAATAAAAGACCTAAACTATGAAAAAGCATATAAATATATGGACTTAACTCCAGGAGATTCTCCTAAGAATATACATTTAAAACATGTCTTTATTGGTTCTTGTACTAATGGAAGATTAAGTGACTTAGAGGTTGTAGCTAAGATTGTTAAAGGTAAAAAAGTTCATCCTAATATAAAGGCTGTCATAGTTCCAGGTTCTCAAATAGTTAAAAAACAAGCAGAAGAAAAAGGTTTTGCTAAAATATTCTTAGATGCAGGTTTTGAATGGAGAGAAGCAGGTTGTTCAACTTGTTTAGGAATGAATCCTGATTTAATCCCAAGTGGAGAACATTGTGCCTCAACATCTAATAGAAATTTTGAAGGTAGACAAGGAAAAGGAGCAAGAACTCATCTTGTAAGTCCTGCTATGGCTGCTGCTGCTGCAATCTATGGACATTTTATTGACATTAGAGAATTGAAGGAGGTGCAAGAATAA
- the leuB gene encoding 3-isopropylmalate dehydrogenase produces the protein MEYKIAVLKGDGIGPEIVDVATKVLEKIGEKFNHKFIFTRGYLGGESIDKYGVPLSDETIKICKDSDAVLLGAVGGTKWDKIEPKLRPEKGLLKIRKELEVFTNLRPAILFNELKNASPLKEEIIGDGLDIMVVRELTGGLYFGPKKYSDEEASDTLVYKRSEIERITKKAFEIAKLRNKKLTSVDKQNVLDSSKLWRKIVNEISESYPEVQVEHMYVDNTAMQLVINPRQFDVILTENTFGDILSDEASMLTGSIGMLPSASLGDGKVGIYEPCHGSAPDIAGKNIANPIATILSVVMMLRYSFNLNKEADIIEEAIKNVLKDGYRTADIYTDGYKKVGTIEMGNEIINRI, from the coding sequence ATGGAATATAAAATTGCAGTTCTTAAAGGAGATGGAATAGGTCCTGAAATTGTTGATGTAGCAACAAAAGTTTTAGAAAAAATTGGAGAAAAATTTAATCATAAATTTATCTTTACAAGAGGATATTTAGGTGGAGAATCTATTGATAAATATGGAGTACCTTTATCTGATGAAACTATAAAAATATGTAAAGATAGTGATGCTGTTCTTTTAGGAGCAGTTGGTGGAACTAAATGGGATAAGATTGAGCCTAAACTAAGACCAGAAAAAGGACTTTTAAAAATAAGAAAAGAATTAGAAGTTTTTACAAATCTAAGACCAGCTATTCTTTTTAATGAATTAAAAAATGCTAGCCCATTAAAAGAAGAAATAATTGGAGATGGCTTAGATATAATGGTTGTTAGAGAATTGACAGGTGGACTATATTTTGGACCTAAAAAATATAGTGATGAAGAAGCCTCAGATACTCTTGTATATAAAAGAAGTGAAATTGAGAGAATAACTAAAAAAGCTTTTGAAATAGCTAAATTAAGAAATAAAAAATTAACAAGTGTAGATAAACAAAATGTTTTAGATAGTTCAAAACTTTGGAGAAAAATTGTAAATGAAATCTCTGAAAGTTATCCAGAGGTTCAAGTTGAACATATGTATGTGGATAATACAGCTATGCAGCTTGTTATAAACCCAAGACAATTTGATGTGATTTTAACTGAAAATACTTTTGGAGATATCTTATCAGATGAAGCTTCTATGCTTACAGGTTCTATTGGAATGTTACCTTCTGCTAGTTTAGGAGATGGTAAAGTTGGTATCTATGAGCCTTGTCATGGTTCAGCACCTGATATTGCTGGAAAAAATATTGCTAACCCAATAGCAACAATATTATCAGTTGTTATGATGTTAAGATATTCTTTTAACTTAAATAAAGAGGCTGATATTATAGAAGAAGCTATAAAAAATGTTCTAAAAGATGGATATAGAACTGCTGATATTTATACTGATGGATATAAGAAAGTTGGAACTATTGAAATGGGAAATGAAATTATAAATAGGATATAA
- the leuD gene encoding 3-isopropylmalate dehydratase small subunit translates to MKAFTKFQGTIVPIMNDNIDTDQLIPKQYLKSTEKTGFGKYLFDEWRYNEDGSDNLNFNLNKAEYKKGTILITGDNFGCGSSREHAAWALQDYGFHVIVAGGYSGIFYMNWLNNGHLPITLPKEDRDELSKLSGDIVVTVDLENNKLSANGKDYFFNLEESWKERLLKGLDSIGLTLQYEDKIKEFENKNY, encoded by the coding sequence ATGAAAGCTTTTACAAAATTTCAAGGAACTATTGTCCCTATAATGAATGATAATATTGACACTGACCAATTAATTCCTAAACAATATTTAAAAAGTACTGAGAAAACTGGCTTTGGAAAATATCTTTTTGATGAATGGAGATATAATGAAGATGGAAGTGACAATTTAAATTTTAATCTTAATAAAGCTGAATATAAAAAAGGAACTATTTTAATCACTGGAGATAATTTTGGTTGTGGTTCTTCAAGAGAACATGCTGCTTGGGCATTACAAGACTATGGTTTTCATGTTATTGTAGCAGGAGGATATTCTGGAATATTCTATATGAACTGGTTAAATAACGGACATCTTCCAATAACTTTACCAAAAGAAGATAGAGATGAACTTTCTAAACTTTCTGGTGATATTGTAGTCACTGTTGACTTAGAAAATAATAAACTTAGTGCCAATGGAAAAGATTATTTCTTTAATCTTGAAGAAAGTTGGAAAGAAAGATTATTAAAAGGTTTAGACTCTATTGGTTTAACTCTTCAATACGAAGATAAAATTAAAGAATTTGAAAATAAAAACTATTAA
- the ilvC gene encoding ketol-acid reductoisomerase yields the protein MAGNILGTTVYYDADCNLQKLVGKKITVLGYGSQGHAHALNLKENGMDVTIGLRKDSKTWKVAEEAGFVVKETGEAVKDADVVMVLIPDEIQGDTYTNSIAPNLKKGAYLGFGHGFNIHFKKIQPREDVNVFMVAPKGPGHLVRRTFQEGSGVPCLIAVYQDPSGDTKDIALAWASGIGGGRSGILETTFKQETETDLFGEQAVLCGGITELIKTGFEVLTEAGYDPVNAYFECLHEMKLIVDLIYEGGFGKMRHSISNTAEYGDFLAGPKVITSASKDAMKGILADIQSGKFADEFLADSKAGQPFLKAHREEASKHQIEKVGQELRKLMPWIK from the coding sequence ATGGCAGGAAATATTTTAGGAACAACAGTTTACTATGATGCAGATTGTAATTTACAAAAATTAGTAGGAAAGAAAATCACAGTTTTAGGTTACGGTTCACAAGGACATGCTCACGCACTTAACTTAAAAGAAAATGGAATGGATGTTACTATTGGGCTTAGAAAAGATTCTAAGACTTGGAAAGTTGCAGAAGAAGCTGGTTTTGTTGTAAAAGAAACTGGTGAAGCTGTTAAAGATGCAGATGTAGTTATGGTATTAATACCTGATGAAATTCAAGGGGACACTTATACTAATAGTATAGCTCCTAATTTAAAAAAAGGTGCTTACCTTGGATTTGGACATGGATTTAACATTCATTTCAAAAAAATTCAACCAAGAGAAGATGTAAATGTATTTATGGTTGCTCCTAAAGGACCTGGACATTTAGTTAGAAGAACTTTCCAAGAAGGAAGTGGAGTACCTTGCTTAATAGCTGTATATCAAGACCCTAGTGGAGATACAAAAGACATTGCTCTTGCTTGGGCTTCTGGTATAGGTGGAGGAAGATCAGGAATACTTGAAACTACATTTAAACAAGAAACTGAAACAGACTTATTTGGAGAACAAGCAGTTCTTTGTGGAGGAATTACTGAACTTATTAAAACTGGATTTGAAGTTTTAACAGAAGCTGGATATGACCCTGTAAATGCTTACTTTGAATGTCTACATGAAATGAAATTAATTGTTGACTTAATTTATGAAGGAGGCTTTGGAAAAATGAGACACTCTATCTCTAACACAGCAGAGTATGGAGATTTCTTAGCAGGACCAAAAGTTATAACATCTGCTTCAAAAGATGCAATGAAAGGAATTTTAGCAGATATTCAATCTGGTAAATTTGCTGATGAATTCTTAGCAGATTCAAAAGCAGGACAACCATTCTTAAAGGCTCATAGAGAAGAAGCAAGTAAACATCAAATTGAAAAAGTGGGACAAGAATTAAGAAAATTAATGCCTTGGATTAAATAA